The following is a genomic window from Geminicoccus roseus DSM 18922.
TGCTCGACGAGGAGGTCATCTCCCTGCCGCAGGGCCAGCCGCTCTCCGGCGAGGTGGCCTTCAAGCTCTATGATACCTACGGCTTCCCGCTCGACCTGACCCAGGACGCCCTGCGCGCCCAGGGGCGCAGCGTCGACCTGCCGGGCTTCGATGCCGCCATGGAGCGCCAGCGCGCCGAGGCCCGCAAGCACTGGAAGGGCTCCGGCTCCTCCGCCGTCTCGCCGGTCTGGTTCGAGCTGCGCGAGAAGACCGGCGCCACCGAGTTCCTGGGCTACGAGACGCCGGTCGCCGAGGGCAAGGTCCTGGGCCTCGTGGTGGGCGACGCCATGGTCGACGAGGCCGGCGCCGGCGCCGAAATCTACCTCGTCGCCAACCAGACCCCGTTCTACGGCGAATCCGGTGGCCAGATCGGCGACACCGGCACGATCACCGCCGGCAGCGCCACGGTCGCGGTCACCGATACCCAGAAATTCCTGGGCGACCTGTTCGTCCATGTAGGCAAGGTCGAGCGCGGCACGATCAGGGTCGGCGACGACGTGAAGCTCCAGATCGACGCGGAGCGCCGGGCCCGGATCCGTCGCGCCCATTCGGCGACCCACCTGATGCACAAGGCGCTGCAGCGCCATCTGGGGCCGCACGTCGCCCAGAAGGGCTCCAAGGTCGAGCCGGACCGGCTGCGCTTCGACTTCAGCCACCCCAAGCCGGTCTCCAAGGAGGAGATCGCCGCCGTCGAGCGCGAGGTGAACCATTACCTGCGCCAGAACGCGCCGACCTCGATCCGCATCATGGCCAAGGACGATGCGATCGAGACCGGGGCGATGGCCCTGTTCGGCGAGAAGTACGGCGACGAGGTCCGGGTCGTCTCGATGGGCACGGCCGAAGACGGCAAGACCTACTCGGTCGAGCTGTGCGGTGGCACCCATGTGGCCCGTACCGGCGACGTCGCCCTGTTCAAGCTGCTCTCCGAAGGGGCGGTCGCGTCCGGCGTGCGCCGGATCGAGGCGGTGACCGGCGAGGCCGCGCTGCGCCATGTCGAGGAAGAGGAAGCCGTCCTGAACCGGGCCGCCGCCACCCTGAAGGTGCCGGCCAGCGAGTTGCCGGCCCGGATCGAGGCGCTGGTCGAGGATCGCCGCAAGCTGGAGCGCGAGCTGGCCGACCTCCGCCGCAAGATGGCGACCGGCGGTACTGCCGCGGAGAGCGCGGTCCGGCAGGTCAACGGCATCTCGTTCGCCGCGCGCGAGCTGGAAGGCGTGCCCGCCAAGGAGCTGCGTGGCACTGCCGACGAGCTGAAGAAGCAGATGGGCACCGGGGTCGTCACCCTGGTCTCGGTCAGCGACGGCAAGGCCTCGGTGGTGGTGAGCGTGACCGAGGACCTCGCCGATCGGCTGGATTCGGTGGCGCTGGTCCGCAAGGCGGTCGAGGCCCTGGGCGGCCAGGGCGGCGGTGGCCGCCGCGACTTCGCGCAGGGCGGCGGTCCGGACGGCTCGCAGGCGGCTGCCGCGATCGCCGCGGTGGAGACCGCCCTGGCCGGCTGACCACAGGGCTCTTGTCACGATCCGCCCATGGAAAGGCGCTAGCTGCCTGGCAGCGCCTTCCTGGAGCCGGATCCCGTGCCCGCCGCCACGCTGTTTCCCGAGATCGAGCCATTCGCCCATGGCCTGCTGGACGTGGGCGGCGGCCATCGCGTGTACTGGGAAGCCTGCGGCAACCCGGAAGGGCGGCCGGCGCTGGTGCTGCATGGGGGCCCCGGCTCCGGCTGCAGCCCAAGCGCCCGGCGCTACTTCGATCCCGCCCGCTACCGGGTGATCCTGCTCGACCAGCGGGGCTGCGGCCGCAGCCTGCCCCATGCCGCGGACCCTGCGACCGATCTTGCCGCCAACACCACCTGGCATCTGGTGGATGACCTCGAGCGCCTGCGCCGGCACCTGGAGATCGGGCGCTGGCTGCTGTTCGGCACCTCCTGGGGCTCGACCCTGGCGCTGGCCTATGCCGAGCGCCACCCAGGCCAGGTCGCAGCGCTGGTGCTGGCCGGCGTCACCACCACCCGGCGCAGCGAGATCGACTGGCTGTACCGTGGGCTCGCCCCGCTCTTCCCCGAGCAATGGGCGCGCTTCCGGGCGGGTGTTCCGGCCCCCGGGCGCGATGGCGATCTGGTGGCGGCCTACTGGCGCCTCCTGCAGGACCCCGATCCTGCGGTCCGCGCCAGGGCCGCCGAGAACTGGCATGCATGGGAGGCCGCGCCCTTGTCGGTCCGTCCGGATGCCCGATACCCGGCGCGCTGGCTGGACCCGGCCTACCGCATGGCGCGCGCCCGCATCATCACCCACTACTTCCATCACGGCGCCTGGTTCGAAGAGGGCGGCCTCCTGCGCGAGGCGCACCGCCTGGCCGGGATCCCGGGCGTGCTGGTGCAGGGGCGCCTCGACCTGGAAGCGCCGCTCACCACTGCCTGGGAGCTGGCCCAGGCCTGGCCGGGCAGCGAACTCGTCGTGGTGCCGGACGCTGGCCATTCCCCCGCCGAGCCCGGCATGGCGGGAGCCATCCTTGCCGCCACCGCCCGTTTCGCCGACCGAGCCTTCTGATCGCGCGATGCGACTTTCCTGAAAGCCGCGGCCATGCGATGCTCGATGGCTTGTGCCTGCCGGGCCCTGCCTTGGGTGCTTTGGCGCA
Proteins encoded in this region:
- the pip gene encoding prolyl aminopeptidase translates to MPAATLFPEIEPFAHGLLDVGGGHRVYWEACGNPEGRPALVLHGGPGSGCSPSARRYFDPARYRVILLDQRGCGRSLPHAADPATDLAANTTWHLVDDLERLRRHLEIGRWLLFGTSWGSTLALAYAERHPGQVAALVLAGVTTTRRSEIDWLYRGLAPLFPEQWARFRAGVPAPGRDGDLVAAYWRLLQDPDPAVRARAAENWHAWEAAPLSVRPDARYPARWLDPAYRMARARIITHYFHHGAWFEEGGLLREAHRLAGIPGVLVQGRLDLEAPLTTAWELAQAWPGSELVVVPDAGHSPAEPGMAGAILAATARFADRAF
- the alaS gene encoding alanine--tRNA ligase; this encodes MASVNEIRTKFLDYFGRHDHQIVASGPLVPHNDPTLLFTNAGMVQFKNLFTGLEQSSYQRATTAQKCVRAGGKHNDLDNVGYTARHHTFFEMLGNFSFGDYFKERAIELAWNLITREYGLPKDKLTATVYAEDDEAFGLWKKIAGLPESRIIRIPTSDNFWAMGDTGPCGPCSEIFYDHGDKVPGGPPGSPDADGDRFIEIWNLVFMQFEQVDKETRLNLPRPSIDTGMGLERLAAVLQGKHDNFEIDLFAKIIAKSEELTGTPAEGAHRPSHKVIADHLRASAFLIADGVMPSNEGRGYVLRRIMRRGMRHAQLLGAREPLLFRMVPTLVEEMGKAYPELVRAEPMVTEVLKLEESNFRRTLERGLRLLDEEVISLPQGQPLSGEVAFKLYDTYGFPLDLTQDALRAQGRSVDLPGFDAAMERQRAEARKHWKGSGSSAVSPVWFELREKTGATEFLGYETPVAEGKVLGLVVGDAMVDEAGAGAEIYLVANQTPFYGESGGQIGDTGTITAGSATVAVTDTQKFLGDLFVHVGKVERGTIRVGDDVKLQIDAERRARIRRAHSATHLMHKALQRHLGPHVAQKGSKVEPDRLRFDFSHPKPVSKEEIAAVEREVNHYLRQNAPTSIRIMAKDDAIETGAMALFGEKYGDEVRVVSMGTAEDGKTYSVELCGGTHVARTGDVALFKLLSEGAVASGVRRIEAVTGEAALRHVEEEEAVLNRAAATLKVPASELPARIEALVEDRRKLERELADLRRKMATGGTAAESAVRQVNGISFAARELEGVPAKELRGTADELKKQMGTGVVTLVSVSDGKASVVVSVTEDLADRLDSVALVRKAVEALGGQGGGGRRDFAQGGGPDGSQAAAAIAAVETALAG